From the genome of Pseudomonadota bacterium, one region includes:
- a CDS encoding ureidoglycolate lyase: MTARVLRPEPLSAKAFAPFGEVVSLEGAEQIPINYGLTTRFNDLAQVDVSAEGGRPAVNVFRSRPVALPHRVRVLERHPLGSQLFYPLSPARFLALVSPGEAPPCADSLVLFLSDGRQGVNFHRNTWHHYHMVLDREADFLVVDRLGEGNNLDEHPIDGDVTVVADDT, translated from the coding sequence ATGACGGCGCGGGTGCTGCGACCAGAGCCACTCAGCGCCAAGGCCTTCGCCCCCTTCGGCGAGGTGGTTTCGCTCGAAGGTGCCGAGCAGATCCCGATCAACTACGGACTGACCACCCGCTTCAACGACCTCGCGCAGGTGGACGTGTCGGCCGAGGGCGGTCGCCCCGCGGTCAACGTGTTTCGCTCGAGGCCCGTTGCCCTGCCGCACCGCGTCCGCGTGCTCGAGCGGCACCCGCTCGGCAGTCAGTTGTTCTACCCGTTGTCGCCCGCGCGCTTTCTGGCGCTGGTGTCGCCGGGTGAGGCGCCACCGTGCGCGGACAGCCTGGTGCTGTTCCTCAGCGACGGGCGGCAGGGTGTGAATTTTCACCGCAACACCTGGCACCACTACCACATGGTGTTGGACCGTGAAGCCGATTTCCTCGTGGTGGATCGCCTCGGTGAGGGCAACAACCTCGACGAGCACCCGATCGACGGTGACGTGACCGTGGTGGCGGACGACACATGA